The following proteins are co-located in the Flammeovirga kamogawensis genome:
- a CDS encoding Nif3-like dinuclear metal center hexameric protein, which translates to MKVKDIINKLDALAPSMYQEGYDNAGLITGSGNDIVTKVLVSLDCTEEIVQEAIEKGCNLIVAHHPIVFKGLKRLNGKNYVERTIIKAIKNDISIFAIHTNLDNMQHGVNAKICDLIGLTNQRILAPTQANLFKLVTYVPINDIEKVETALHLTGAGKIGNYEGCNFKSEGTGSYTPNINSNPTIGEHGKREYTPEIKLEVQFQKHLKGKIINALLNSHPYEEIAYQITALENTNNEIGSGMYGTLAVPEEEIDFLKRIKQTFGVGVIRHTPLLNKKIKKVAVCGGSGSFLLRNARSINADIFITGDFKYHEFFDAEGKIVIADIGHYESEQFTSDLLKDYIESQFDKVICLKTTINTNPINYFV; encoded by the coding sequence ATGAAAGTAAAAGATATAATTAATAAACTTGATGCACTAGCTCCATCAATGTATCAAGAAGGTTATGACAATGCAGGACTAATTACAGGCTCTGGAAATGATATAGTTACTAAAGTACTGGTAAGTCTTGACTGCACTGAGGAAATAGTTCAAGAAGCAATTGAAAAGGGCTGTAATTTAATTGTTGCTCACCACCCTATTGTTTTTAAAGGGTTGAAACGTTTGAATGGAAAAAATTATGTGGAACGAACAATCATTAAAGCAATTAAAAATGATATCTCGATTTTTGCAATTCATACAAATTTAGACAACATGCAACATGGAGTAAATGCTAAAATTTGTGACTTAATAGGATTAACCAACCAAAGAATATTAGCACCAACTCAAGCAAATTTATTTAAGCTAGTTACATATGTACCAATTAACGATATTGAGAAAGTAGAAACTGCTTTACATTTAACAGGTGCTGGAAAAATTGGTAATTATGAGGGTTGTAATTTCAAATCAGAAGGTACTGGTAGTTACACTCCAAACATAAATTCTAATCCCACAATTGGAGAACACGGCAAAAGAGAATATACACCTGAGATAAAACTTGAGGTTCAATTTCAAAAACATTTAAAAGGGAAAATAATTAACGCTTTATTGAACTCTCACCCATATGAAGAAATAGCTTATCAGATAACAGCATTAGAGAACACTAATAATGAAATAGGTTCTGGGATGTATGGTACATTAGCGGTGCCTGAAGAAGAAATAGATTTTCTCAAGAGAATAAAACAAACTTTTGGAGTTGGTGTGATTAGACATACTCCACTTTTAAACAAAAAAATTAAAAAAGTTGCTGTTTGTGGTGGCTCTGGTAGTTTTTTATTAAGAAATGCGAGATCTATAAACGCTGATATTTTTATTACTGGAGATTTTAAATATCACGAATTCTTCGATGCTGAAGGTAAAATTGTAATTGCAGATATTGGACACTACGAAAGTGAACAATTCACTTCAGACTTACTTAAAGATTATATCGAATCACAATTCGATAAAGTAATATGTTTGAAGACAACTATTAATACAAACCCAATTAATTATTTTGTTTAA
- a CDS encoding YncE family protein: protein MPYAVKKIVSILIISTLISIIGGYFITLNINSEYLSKQQINNYDSLIYLSSQRFPVDRAPKSLIISPDKATIYTLCLEERSIVEIDQKTKKRKRTLKFKPTHGYGFNYTSKKWVKSLKEKPVEGIFTNNGQYLWVSLHNADAVAVWDINDTTSSSNNFNATILEAKTNSLKKLKLDFLETETTPKSISYSQKKDQIYVTNWHDNSFSVIDISEAKNKWNTIKHIKTEGTPRGIVVDEKNNRIIVGNMGSYSLSIYNLTTLELDTIIKNIISPRDIKLTDNKIIVSQSSKEIISIFNRKSLKKEKIIPTADDPRSIAISNNGNFIFVTCYGSNLLQVFNLNNGNKIGEYQSNGGPVGITLYENSTSIEAWVCNYKYSTVKVFTFELK, encoded by the coding sequence ATGCCTTATGCTGTAAAGAAAATAGTATCAATTCTTATAATATCCACCTTAATTTCAATAATAGGTGGATATTTCATCACGCTTAATATTAATTCAGAATACCTCTCTAAACAACAAATTAACAATTACGATTCTCTAATTTATTTATCTTCACAACGCTTCCCTGTAGATAGAGCACCGAAATCTTTAATCATTTCACCGGATAAAGCAACTATATATACATTATGCTTAGAAGAGAGATCTATTGTTGAGATTGACCAAAAAACTAAAAAAAGAAAAAGAACATTAAAATTTAAACCTACCCATGGTTACGGCTTTAACTATACCTCAAAAAAATGGGTAAAGTCTTTAAAAGAAAAACCTGTTGAAGGAATTTTTACAAATAATGGACAATATTTGTGGGTAAGTTTACATAACGCTGATGCTGTTGCAGTTTGGGACATCAATGATACCACTTCATCAAGTAATAATTTTAATGCCACAATTTTAGAAGCAAAAACAAATAGCCTGAAAAAATTGAAACTTGACTTTTTAGAAACAGAAACCACTCCTAAGTCAATAAGCTATTCTCAAAAAAAAGACCAGATTTATGTAACAAACTGGCACGATAACTCATTCTCCGTTATAGATATTTCCGAAGCTAAAAATAAGTGGAATACTATTAAGCACATTAAAACAGAAGGTACACCAAGAGGAATTGTTGTGGATGAAAAAAACAATAGGATTATCGTTGGTAATATGGGCTCCTATTCTTTGAGTATTTATAATTTAACTACACTAGAGTTAGATACAATTATTAAAAATATTATTTCGCCTAGAGACATCAAATTAACCGATAATAAAATTATAGTTTCTCAGAGTAGCAAAGAAATTATAAGCATATTTAACCGAAAAAGTCTCAAGAAAGAAAAAATAATACCAACAGCTGATGACCCTCGAAGTATAGCAATTTCTAACAATGGTAATTTTATTTTTGTAACATGTTATGGAAGTAACTTATTACAGGTGTTTAATTTAAATAATGGAAATAAAATTGGAGAATACCAGTCTAATGGTGGCCCTGTGGGTATTACTCTTTATGAAAATTCTACATCAATTGAAGCTTGGGTCTGTAATTACAAATATTCAACAGTAAAAGTATTTACTTTTGAATTGAAATAA
- the sdaAB gene encoding L-serine ammonia-lyase, iron-sulfur-dependent subunit beta: MAEKSSIFDMIGPIMIGPSSSHTAGVVRIGRVGNKMIGGTPDKAEIIFYNSFARTYEGHGSDKAILAGLMGMQTDDPDIKQAFDKAEENNLEFEFKPVGNASAHHPNTIKLILSKGDKKLELVGVSKGGGIISIRQVDGFTSNFSANSPTLIVTAEDRKGSISFISNLLAQEDVNIAEMTVSRKGKHQSACQFIEMDSAPRDITLQYLQSLKWVVNVTFLPNVDE, from the coding sequence ATGGCAGAAAAATCAAGCATTTTTGATATGATTGGTCCTATTATGATTGGACCTTCAAGCTCTCATACAGCTGGAGTAGTTAGAATTGGAAGAGTAGGAAATAAAATGATAGGTGGAACTCCTGATAAAGCTGAAATAATTTTCTACAATTCATTCGCAAGAACTTATGAAGGTCATGGTTCTGATAAAGCAATTTTAGCAGGATTAATGGGGATGCAAACTGATGATCCCGATATAAAACAGGCTTTTGATAAAGCAGAAGAAAATAATCTCGAATTTGAATTTAAACCAGTTGGTAATGCTTCTGCACATCATCCTAATACTATAAAATTGATTTTATCTAAAGGAGATAAAAAGTTAGAATTAGTTGGTGTAAGTAAAGGTGGTGGTATTATTTCTATTCGTCAAGTTGATGGTTTTACATCAAATTTCAGTGCTAACTCTCCTACTTTAATCGTTACAGCAGAAGATAGAAAAGGATCAATTTCTTTTATCTCTAACTTATTAGCTCAAGAAGATGTAAATATTGCTGAAATGACAGTTTCAAGAAAAGGTAAACACCAATCTGCATGTCAATTTATTGAAATGGATTCAGCTCCACGCGACATTACACTTCAATATCTGCAAAGTTTAAAATGGGTTGTAAATGTAACTTTTTTACCAAATGTAGATGAGTAA
- a CDS encoding TolC family protein, translated as MLRNKLLVILLTFLSTSASFGQDSLWSYSQCVEFAIENNLYVKLQDYEVGDRTEEYKQARSQRYPSVSGFYSHSFNRGLNPDPTTNVYSQQSVNTGSFGAQVGVPIFNGRKISNTIKQTRNNIESAEFGKEKIENDIIIQVTENYLDVIYKFENVDISKKRVKTLQEQVDRTKRLVEAGSSPLSELLDLMSQFADTERQLTESENAYNIAVLTLKQSMQLDFSTSFSVDIPDFADPDTTMQFTPSEVVFDESKLIMPEIKQAELNITVTEFQEKIAKGDYYPSLNFNGNINTRYSSNYVNPIDPNDTSLGTQFENFFSQVATIQLNIPIYSRRNVKTAVNKARLSTKKNEVQLQQQLNDLRKKIEQSYINALSSQKTYISNKKSVESLQEQFRSVNKRFASGAASTTDYVVAENNLNIAKAELNRSKYQFIFSRKILDFYSGKQIILE; from the coding sequence ATGTTAAGAAACAAACTCCTCGTAATATTACTTACATTTCTATCTACATCTGCATCTTTCGGACAAGATAGTTTATGGTCTTATAGCCAGTGTGTAGAATTTGCTATTGAAAATAATCTTTATGTAAAATTACAAGATTATGAAGTTGGTGATAGAACTGAAGAATACAAACAAGCTAGATCACAAAGATATCCAAGTGTTTCAGGCTTTTACTCTCATAGTTTTAATAGAGGGTTGAATCCAGATCCAACTACCAATGTTTATTCTCAACAAAGTGTAAATACTGGTTCATTCGGTGCTCAAGTTGGTGTTCCTATTTTTAATGGAAGAAAAATTTCGAATACCATTAAACAAACAAGGAATAATATTGAAAGTGCTGAGTTTGGTAAAGAAAAAATTGAAAACGACATCATCATTCAAGTCACTGAAAATTATCTTGATGTTATCTATAAATTTGAAAACGTCGACATTTCAAAAAAGAGAGTAAAAACACTTCAAGAGCAAGTAGATAGAACAAAAAGATTAGTTGAAGCAGGATCATCTCCACTTTCAGAACTACTTGATTTAATGTCGCAATTTGCTGATACTGAAAGACAGCTAACCGAATCTGAAAACGCATATAATATTGCAGTTCTAACATTAAAGCAATCTATGCAATTAGATTTCTCTACAAGTTTTAGTGTTGACATTCCAGACTTTGCTGACCCAGATACAACAATGCAATTTACTCCTTCTGAAGTTGTATTTGATGAATCAAAATTGATTATGCCTGAGATAAAACAAGCAGAATTAAATATCACAGTTACTGAATTTCAAGAGAAAATTGCTAAAGGTGATTACTATCCATCATTAAATTTTAATGGTAATATTAATACTAGATATTCATCTAATTACGTAAATCCAATTGATCCAAACGATACTTCTTTAGGTACTCAATTTGAAAATTTCTTTAGTCAAGTAGCTACTATACAATTAAATATACCTATTTATAGTAGACGTAATGTGAAAACTGCTGTAAATAAAGCGAGGCTATCAACAAAGAAAAATGAGGTGCAGTTACAACAACAATTAAATGATTTAAGAAAGAAAATTGAACAATCATATATCAATGCACTTTCTTCTCAAAAAACATACATATCTAATAAAAAATCTGTTGAATCTTTACAAGAACAATTTAGATCTGTAAATAAAAGATTTGCTTCAGGTGCTGCATCAACTACTGATTATGTTGTTGCTGAGAACAATTTAAATATTGCAAAAGCTGAATTAAACAGATCAAAATACCAATTCATCTTTTCAAGAAAAATCCTTGATTTCTATTCAGGAAAGCAAATTATTTTAGAATAA
- a CDS encoding DUF2147 domain-containing protein yields MKAIYLCFTIILFLSFNSFAQETSPFGIWKTIDDETNEAKAYVEIYKDGEQMKGKIIKLLVDPEDSICDKCPDDKKDKPIIGMEIIWDMVSNGDQWSDGKILKPENGKTYTGKIWVEDGKLQVRGYIGFMYKTQTWLRVE; encoded by the coding sequence ATGAAGGCAATCTATTTATGTTTTACTATTATTTTATTTTTATCATTCAATTCCTTTGCTCAAGAAACCTCTCCTTTTGGTATTTGGAAGACGATAGATGATGAAACCAATGAAGCCAAAGCTTATGTTGAAATATATAAGGATGGTGAACAAATGAAAGGTAAAATTATTAAATTATTAGTTGATCCTGAAGATTCAATTTGTGATAAATGCCCTGATGATAAAAAAGACAAACCTATTATAGGAATGGAAATAATATGGGATATGGTTTCTAACGGTGATCAATGGTCTGATGGAAAAATTTTAAAACCTGAAAATGGTAAAACCTATACTGGTAAAATATGGGTTGAAGATGGGAAATTACAAGTACGTGGTTATATAGGGTTCATGTATAAAACTCAAACTTGGTTAAGAGTTGAATAA
- a CDS encoding tyrosine-type recombinase/integrase, which yields MKYQLNSLKSVPTKEIKEGMYLDSIIKEYKSYLLSDINDEKINTAYKALTVFKNFLDYLLRFREGRFSKISFDKYSEYLSDLVEKEELSTSQKAFKRMYGRRIAIEGKAGYLRWMSENNINQVLLKPENTLLSNKWDDNFKLWLASKSKLRRSTSYPIYISNIVNNYINWIYKDSDLQIINDISVNQFLRNKAHLKTSTLNLYLKAIKRFADFFIEKSEDSKGIFEAKKILSLNEFETNNTIERIRIDSETLNKLYKNANEKIDLILHLGVDLGLRASSMINLKIEDIDWRRKKIAIWVKGKNEKEVLPIPKELFDALEKYCFGMMNDEYILGFNTKNSSSISKYFSDFLLRNDAKIIEKEEELYSISLHNLRHTFAYNSLDKYGLIMTSKLLCHSSVEITQKHYLKDKLRDEMNNIFIDQYK from the coding sequence ATGAAATATCAATTAAATTCCTTAAAATCAGTTCCTACTAAAGAAATAAAAGAAGGGATGTATCTTGATTCTATAATTAAAGAATATAAGAGCTATTTACTTTCAGATATAAATGATGAAAAAATAAATACTGCTTATAAAGCACTTACTGTATTTAAAAATTTTCTCGATTATTTACTTCGATTTAGAGAAGGGCGTTTTTCAAAGATTAGTTTTGATAAATATTCTGAGTATTTAAGTGATTTAGTTGAGAAAGAAGAGTTGTCAACTTCACAAAAAGCTTTTAAAAGAATGTATGGTAGGAGGATAGCAATTGAAGGAAAAGCTGGTTATTTAAGATGGATGTCAGAAAATAATATTAATCAGGTGCTACTAAAACCAGAGAATACATTATTATCAAACAAGTGGGATGATAATTTTAAATTATGGTTGGCGTCAAAATCAAAACTGAGGAGATCGACAAGCTATCCGATATACATATCAAATATTGTCAATAATTATATTAATTGGATTTATAAAGATTCTGATTTACAGATTATAAATGATATTTCAGTAAATCAATTTTTAAGAAATAAGGCGCATTTAAAAACTTCAACATTAAATTTATATCTCAAAGCAATTAAAAGATTTGCTGATTTTTTTATTGAAAAAAGTGAGGATAGTAAAGGGATTTTTGAGGCCAAAAAAATACTTAGTTTGAATGAATTTGAAACAAATAATACAATTGAAAGAATCAGAATAGATTCAGAAACTCTCAATAAATTATATAAGAATGCTAATGAGAAAATAGATTTGATTTTACATTTGGGAGTTGATTTGGGCCTCAGAGCCAGTTCAATGATTAACCTTAAAATTGAAGATATTGATTGGAGAAGGAAAAAAATAGCTATTTGGGTGAAAGGAAAGAATGAAAAAGAAGTTTTGCCTATTCCAAAAGAATTATTTGATGCTTTAGAAAAATATTGTTTTGGAATGATGAATGATGAATATATTTTAGGTTTTAATACCAAAAATTCATCTTCAATTTCTAAATATTTTTCAGATTTTTTACTAAGAAACGATGCTAAAATAATTGAGAAAGAAGAAGAATTGTATTCAATTAGTTTGCACAATCTAAGGCATACTTTTGCATATAATTCTTTAGATAAATATGGACTTATTATGACTTCTAAATTACTTTGTCATTCTTCTGTAGAAATAACACAAAAGCATTATTTAAAAGATAAGCTTAGAGATGAAATGAATAATATTTTTATCGATCAGTATAAATAA
- the accC gene encoding acetyl-CoA carboxylase biotin carboxylase subunit, whose product MFNKILIANRGEIALRVIRTCNEMGIKTVAVYSTADKDSLHVRFADEAVCIGPASSTDSYLNIPNILAAAEITNCDAIHPGYGFLSENAQFSAICAENNIKFIGASADMINRMGDKATAKATMKEAGVPTIPGSEGLLASVEEGKQIAEKIGYPVIIKATAGGGGRGMRIINEPSEFQKAWDSARQESAAAFGNDGMYLEKFVVEPRHVEIQIIGDSYGKACHLSERDCSIQRRHQKLTEEVPSPALNEEIREKMGKAAIAGAERIKYEGAGTVEFLLDKYGDFYFMEMNTRIQVEHPVTEQVTGFDLIREQIKVAAGDKISGKNYSPMFHSIECRINAEDPANDFRPCPGKITTLHIPGGPGVRVDTHVYTGYTIPSNYDSMIAKLIVTAETREEAIKRMKRALGEFVIEGIKTTIPFHLRLMDNDVYKSGHFTTAFMDEHSYETL is encoded by the coding sequence GTGTTCAATAAAATATTAATAGCAAATAGAGGCGAAATTGCTCTTCGTGTTATCCGTACTTGTAATGAGATGGGGATTAAGACTGTAGCTGTTTACTCTACTGCTGATAAAGATTCTTTGCATGTTCGATTTGCTGATGAAGCTGTTTGTATCGGACCTGCAAGTAGTACTGATTCGTATTTAAACATACCGAACATTTTAGCTGCTGCAGAAATTACTAATTGTGATGCAATCCATCCCGGTTATGGTTTCTTATCAGAAAATGCTCAGTTCTCAGCAATTTGTGCTGAAAATAACATCAAATTTATTGGTGCTTCTGCTGATATGATTAATCGCATGGGCGATAAAGCTACAGCTAAAGCAACAATGAAAGAAGCAGGTGTGCCTACTATTCCAGGTTCTGAAGGTTTATTAGCTTCTGTTGAAGAAGGTAAGCAAATCGCAGAAAAAATTGGATATCCTGTAATTATCAAAGCGACTGCTGGTGGTGGCGGACGTGGTATGCGTATTATTAATGAGCCTTCTGAATTCCAAAAAGCTTGGGATTCTGCTCGTCAAGAATCTGCAGCTGCTTTCGGTAACGACGGTATGTACCTTGAAAAATTCGTTGTAGAACCTCGTCATGTTGAAATTCAAATTATAGGTGATAGCTACGGTAAAGCGTGCCACTTATCAGAAAGAGACTGTTCTATTCAACGTCGTCATCAAAAATTAACTGAAGAAGTTCCTTCTCCAGCTTTAAACGAAGAAATTCGTGAAAAAATGGGTAAGGCAGCAATTGCTGGTGCTGAACGTATTAAATACGAAGGTGCTGGAACTGTTGAATTTCTTTTAGATAAATATGGTGATTTCTACTTCATGGAAATGAATACTCGTATCCAAGTAGAACATCCTGTAACTGAACAAGTAACAGGTTTTGATCTTATCAGAGAGCAAATTAAAGTAGCTGCTGGTGATAAAATCTCAGGAAAAAATTATTCTCCAATGTTCCATTCTATCGAGTGTAGAATTAATGCGGAGGATCCTGCTAATGATTTTAGACCTTGTCCTGGTAAAATCACAACATTACATATACCTGGCGGACCAGGTGTAAGAGTTGATACTCATGTTTATACTGGGTATACAATTCCATCTAATTATGATTCAATGATTGCGAAATTGATTGTTACCGCTGAAACAAGAGAAGAAGCAATTAAAAGAATGAAACGTGCTTTAGGTGAGTTTGTAATTGAAGGTATTAAAACTACAATTCCTTTCCACTTAAGATTAATGGATAATGATGTTTATAAATCAGGTCATTTCACAACGGCCTTTATGGATGAGCATTCTTATGAGACATTATAA
- the accB gene encoding acetyl-CoA carboxylase biotin carboxyl carrier protein, producing MKAPEVKDLISFIANSGLQEVNVETAEIKLHVKRNAEAIAATPVAAPVLAAQPVAPLAAAPAAELPSSAPAVEAATPAVEAPAADTSNYIEIKSPMIGTFYTAPNPDSDMFVNVGDSVKKGDVVCIIEAMKLFNEIESEVSGKIVKILVDNMSPVEYDQPLYLVDPA from the coding sequence ATGAAAGCACCAGAGGTAAAAGATCTGATTAGCTTTATTGCAAACTCAGGTTTGCAAGAAGTAAATGTAGAAACTGCAGAAATCAAACTTCACGTTAAACGTAATGCAGAGGCTATAGCAGCTACACCTGTAGCAGCACCAGTTTTAGCAGCACAACCTGTTGCTCCTTTAGCAGCAGCACCTGCAGCTGAACTTCCTTCATCTGCACCAGCAGTAGAAGCAGCAACACCTGCAGTAGAAGCACCAGCGGCAGACACTTCAAACTACATTGAGATCAAGTCGCCAATGATTGGTACATTCTATACTGCTCCAAACCCTGATTCTGATATGTTCGTAAACGTAGGAGATTCAGTGAAAAAAGGAGACGTTGTTTGTATCATCGAAGCAATGAAATTATTCAACGAAATTGAATCTGAAGTATCAGGTAAAATCGTTAAGATCCTTGTTGACAATATGTCACCAGTTGAATACGATCAGCCATTGTACTTGGTAGATCCAGCTTAG
- the efp gene encoding elongation factor P: protein MASTADFKNGLCLVYNNDIFQIVEFQHVKPGKGPAFVRTKLKSVRTGKVIDNTFSAGHKVTTARIERRQHQYSYKDDMGFHFMDTSTWEEVALPEDQVPNNDLLQDGMNVDILFHAEEEEVIGCELSQFVELEITYSEPGIKGDTATNTLKPATLETGAIIYVPLFCDTGDVIKVNTQDRSYVERVKK, encoded by the coding sequence ATGGCATCTACAGCTGATTTTAAAAACGGTTTATGCTTGGTTTACAACAATGATATTTTTCAAATTGTTGAATTCCAGCATGTAAAACCAGGTAAAGGTCCTGCTTTTGTTCGTACAAAATTAAAGAGTGTGCGTACAGGAAAAGTAATTGATAATACTTTCTCTGCAGGTCATAAAGTCACTACAGCTCGTATTGAAAGAAGACAACATCAATATTCATATAAAGATGATATGGGTTTCCATTTCATGGATACATCTACTTGGGAAGAGGTAGCATTACCAGAAGATCAAGTGCCAAACAATGATTTGTTACAAGATGGAATGAATGTTGATATCTTATTCCATGCAGAAGAAGAAGAAGTAATAGGATGCGAACTTTCTCAGTTTGTTGAATTAGAAATTACTTATTCTGAGCCTGGTATTAAAGGCGATACTGCAACGAATACATTAAAACCTGCAACGTTAGAAACTGGAGCAATTATCTATGTCCCATTATTCTGCGATACAGGAGATGTAATCAAAGTGAATACACAAGACCGTTCTTATGTAGAACGTGTCAAAAAATAA
- a CDS encoding beta-ketoacyl-ACP synthase III — protein sequence MAIKAAIKGVGGYVPDYILTNKELETMVDTNDQWILERTGISERHILKGEGLGSSYMGIKAVQQLLEKTNTDPLDIDLIICATVTPDMFFPATSNIIAKGVGADNSFSFDLGAACSGFLYALSTGSQFIETGKYKKVIVVGADKMSSIVDYTDRTTCVLFGDGAGAVLLEPTEAEEGIRDFVLKSDGVGEDYLYMKGGGSRMPATHESIDNKMHYIYQAGMHVFKYAVVSMADVSAEIMERNNLKGDDIAYLVPHQANKRIIDATANRMGVGEEKVMMNIHKYGNTTAATIPLCLMDYENKLKKGDNLVLAAFGGGFTWGAAYVKWAY from the coding sequence ATGGCAATAAAAGCGGCAATAAAGGGAGTTGGAGGATACGTTCCGGATTATATCCTTACAAATAAGGAATTAGAAACAATGGTTGATACTAATGACCAGTGGATCTTAGAAAGGACGGGTATTTCTGAAAGGCATATCTTAAAAGGAGAAGGTTTAGGTTCTTCTTATATGGGTATTAAGGCTGTACAACAGCTTTTAGAAAAGACAAATACAGATCCATTAGATATTGATCTTATTATTTGTGCTACAGTAACTCCAGATATGTTTTTCCCTGCAACATCAAATATTATTGCTAAGGGAGTTGGAGCAGATAATTCTTTTAGTTTTGATTTAGGTGCAGCTTGTTCTGGCTTTTTGTATGCATTAAGTACAGGCTCACAGTTTATAGAAACTGGAAAATATAAAAAAGTAATTGTTGTAGGTGCAGATAAGATGTCTAGTATTGTAGACTATACTGATCGTACAACTTGTGTTTTATTCGGTGATGGTGCAGGTGCTGTATTATTAGAACCTACAGAAGCTGAAGAAGGAATTAGAGATTTTGTATTGAAAAGTGATGGTGTTGGTGAAGATTACCTTTATATGAAAGGTGGAGGTAGTAGAATGCCAGCAACGCACGAGTCAATTGATAATAAAATGCACTATATCTACCAAGCAGGAATGCATGTGTTTAAATACGCAGTTGTTTCTATGGCAGATGTATCTGCAGAAATTATGGAGCGTAATAATCTTAAAGGTGATGATATTGCTTATTTAGTACCTCATCAAGCTAATAAGAGAATTATTGACGCTACAGCAAACAGAATGGGTGTAGGAGAGGAAAAAGTGATGATGAACATCCATAAATATGGAAATACTACCGCTGCAACTATACCTTTATGTTTAATGGATTATGAAAATAAGTTAAAAAAGGGTGATAATTTAGTATTAGCAGCCTTTGGAGGCGGATTTACTTGGGGTGCAGCTTATGTAAAGTGGGCATACTAA
- the rpmF gene encoding 50S ribosomal protein L32, whose protein sequence is MAHPKSRISKASRGKRRTHLKMDKPTISFCQSTGEAHVRHRAFWADGKMYYRGQVVIDNSVDVDETAE, encoded by the coding sequence ATGGCACATCCTAAATCGAGAATTTCGAAAGCAAGTAGAGGTAAGCGTAGAACGCACCTTAAGATGGATAAACCTACAATCTCTTTTTGCCAATCTACTGGTGAAGCACACGTAAGACACCGTGCATTCTGGGCAGATGGTAAAATGTATTATCGTGGCCAAGTGGTTATCGATAACTCTGTAGATGTAGACGAAACTGCTGAGTAG
- a CDS encoding YceD family protein — protein sequence MNKKKAYSIGIGGLKNGKHQFELELTSKLLEIFESELMENISGKAILHLAKSETSIDVDILLDAKIKLLSDRSLREYEDTLAAEQKVFFKFSDHFEMLEDDLFKIPFNESNLDFAQILYDLIAVSLPTKRLHPDEDELEDVFYSTLEDDEIEEEVDDQDENEEEKPSDPRWDILKKLK from the coding sequence GTGAATAAGAAAAAAGCATATAGTATAGGAATTGGTGGTCTGAAAAATGGCAAGCATCAGTTCGAATTGGAGTTAACGTCGAAACTTTTAGAAATATTTGAATCTGAATTGATGGAAAATATCTCAGGAAAGGCGATATTGCACCTTGCAAAAAGTGAAACGTCTATTGATGTAGACATTTTATTAGATGCAAAAATTAAGCTATTAAGTGATAGAAGTCTAAGAGAGTATGAAGATACTTTAGCTGCAGAGCAAAAGGTATTCTTTAAATTTTCTGACCATTTTGAAATGTTGGAAGATGATTTATTTAAAATCCCTTTCAATGAATCAAATTTAGATTTTGCACAAATCTTATATGATTTAATAGCAGTATCATTGCCAACTAAACGTTTGCACCCTGATGAAGATGAATTAGAAGATGTATTCTATTCAACTTTAGAAGATGATGAAATCGAGGAAGAGGTGGATGATCAAGACGAGAATGAAGAAGAAAAACCTTCTGATCCTCGTTGGGATATTTTGAAAAAACTCAAGTGA